The following proteins come from a genomic window of Nitrospira sp.:
- a CDS encoding Efflux ABC transporter, permease/ATP-binding protein: MSRHIILNRIRPFLWTIRHALSFVWQSSPSLAVCSIAVRVIQGLLPLAVLYLTKLLIDAVTEELKLPSDDASLSRMTTILVGLAGVAAINAMLAGVASLISRIHAQVVTDHMHALLQAKSIEVDLEYYEDARYYDTLHRAQQEAPYQPTAILNALLQLGQDAISLLAMAAILWWLHWAVIPVLLLTAIPYFFVRLQQANRLFAWERERTPLERKAWYVNMLLTQATAAKEIRLFDLGPRLRQWFQSARSVLRRERIALERRWALAGLAAQLIGVVGVFGVYSFVAFRTFQGLLTVGDLVMFFQTVQRASGFLENLGWSVAKLYESNLFLTTLGEFLSIQSRLPRSAQPKRFPHPIMQGVTFDHVSFHYPHEERMAIRDFTFTIQPGEHIAFVGANGAGKTTLVKLLCRLYDPSSGRITIDGEDLRDYPIADVRGAVSGVFQDFVKFQCSVKDNIALGAKSPDVDLPDVTRAAKQAGVHETIERLPKGYESVLGTLFEGGHELSIGEWQKVALARAFLRDSQILILDEPTSAMDAKAEAELFGRFHELAKGRIAILISHRLSTVKMVDRIYVLDEGRIVESGSHDELMRCHGLYAELFGIQSQYYK, from the coding sequence ATGTCCAGGCATATCATTCTGAATCGCATTCGACCCTTCCTCTGGACGATTCGCCATGCCCTTTCGTTCGTATGGCAGAGCAGCCCGAGCCTCGCCGTCTGCAGTATCGCCGTACGGGTCATCCAAGGTCTTCTCCCGTTGGCGGTGCTGTACCTGACGAAGTTGTTGATCGATGCCGTGACCGAAGAGCTTAAGCTTCCGTCTGACGACGCCTCGTTGAGCCGGATGACGACGATTCTTGTGGGATTGGCGGGTGTCGCGGCGATCAATGCCATGCTCGCCGGTGTGGCCTCTCTGATTTCGAGAATTCATGCTCAAGTCGTCACCGATCATATGCATGCGCTCCTTCAGGCAAAGTCCATCGAGGTCGATCTGGAGTACTATGAGGATGCGCGCTATTACGACACGCTCCATCGCGCACAGCAAGAAGCGCCCTATCAACCGACGGCGATTCTCAACGCCTTGCTTCAACTTGGCCAAGATGCCATTTCATTGCTTGCTATGGCGGCCATACTGTGGTGGCTGCATTGGGCGGTGATTCCGGTCTTGCTGCTGACGGCCATTCCGTACTTCTTCGTTCGACTGCAGCAAGCCAACCGGTTGTTTGCCTGGGAGCGCGAACGGACGCCGCTTGAACGGAAGGCCTGGTACGTCAATATGCTGCTGACGCAAGCCACCGCAGCGAAAGAAATTCGACTGTTCGATCTCGGTCCTCGACTGCGGCAATGGTTCCAAAGTGCCCGATCGGTGCTGCGTCGAGAACGGATTGCGTTGGAGCGTCGGTGGGCCCTTGCGGGCCTTGCCGCGCAGCTCATCGGGGTGGTCGGTGTATTCGGAGTTTACAGCTTTGTGGCGTTCCGAACATTCCAGGGACTGCTCACGGTGGGTGACCTCGTCATGTTTTTTCAGACGGTACAGCGGGCCTCAGGATTCCTGGAGAATTTGGGATGGAGTGTGGCGAAACTGTATGAGAGTAATCTGTTTCTGACCACGTTGGGCGAGTTCTTGAGTATTCAGTCTCGTTTGCCGAGGTCGGCCCAGCCGAAGAGATTTCCTCACCCAATCATGCAGGGGGTTACGTTCGATCATGTGTCATTCCACTATCCACATGAAGAGCGTATGGCAATTCGAGACTTCACCTTTACGATCCAACCAGGCGAACATATCGCCTTCGTCGGAGCGAATGGGGCGGGAAAGACGACGCTGGTGAAGCTCCTGTGCAGACTCTACGACCCCTCAAGCGGCCGCATTACGATCGATGGTGAAGATCTTCGAGACTATCCGATTGCCGATGTCCGTGGCGCGGTCAGTGGAGTGTTCCAAGACTTCGTGAAGTTTCAGTGCTCGGTAAAAGACAATATTGCTTTGGGCGCTAAATCTCCGGATGTCGATCTTCCCGACGTCACTCGGGCGGCCAAACAGGCTGGTGTTCATGAGACCATCGAGCGATTACCAAAAGGGTACGAGTCGGTGCTCGGCACGTTGTTCGAGGGCGGACATGAACTCAGCATTGGAGAGTGGCAAAAGGTGGCGCTCGCACGGGCCTTTCTCCGTGACTCTCAAATTCTGATTCTTGATGAGCCGACCAGTGCGATGGATGCCAAGGCTGAGGCTGAACTGTTTGGCCGGTTTCATGAGTTGGCAAAAGGTCGCATAGCGATTTTGATCAGTCATCGCCTGTCCACTGTGAAAATGGTTGATCGAATTTATGTGCTTGACGAAGGTCGGATTGTTGAAAGTGGCTCGCATGACGAGCTGATGCGTTGCCATGGTCTCTATGCCGAACTGTTCGGTATTCAATCACAGTACTACAAATAG